The Loxodonta africana isolate mLoxAfr1 chromosome 14, mLoxAfr1.hap2, whole genome shotgun sequence DNA window TTATTCATTCTATTAGCACGCAGAATAATCAGAATATTCACTATAATTAAACTCAAGTTTTATTCCTGTTTGCTCAGTGTGAAATATCTCTGGATCAAAGAATGGAGAGCAGTAACTTTATGTAAACTGTAAAAGGTCAACCAGAATCAAATGCTTGGTAAAATGAGTAATTTTGTACCATGTGAATCAGAAGCCAATATATGTGAGTATCCAAGCGACCCTGAGTATTCAAGAACTTTTAAGGTTACTTCGTCTTTTGTTATCAATTTTTGAGCACTATCGTTTTCCAATGCTATTGCTAAAGCAACAATGGAGGTAAAGAACATACATATATGTTCCCCTTAAAAATAACTTAACATTTCACTAAAATTTAAAATACTGTTTAATAAAGTGAGGCAGCAAAAAGGTTAAGGGCGTGAACTGGAGTCAGTGGTCTGTGTGGGCTGAAATTGGCTCCATGGTTTACCTACGGTGACTTAACCCCTCTAAATGTCACgatcctcatctgtgaagtgagGTAAATAATAAGCCCTATGCTTCTTAGGAAATATTGAGATTATGCCTGTAAAGCACTTATAGTACCCAGCACGTAGTAAGTGCCCAATAAATATTATgagtagaaaaataaaatctagcATTTGCAAAATGTCTACACTAGATACTGAATAGCAAAGATAACAAAATGCAATCTCAGGAAAATCTTATGAAACTTTTTAGATGGATAAAGTTTTGAAACTACAAAATGAAAACTCAGTAACATACAAATTATATAAACTATCAGTAAATCCTTACAAGAAACAAAAACTATCCGTTTGTCTGATCCTTCCCAGCATAAGCCTGAAAGTCCCTTTGCGCCTATAATTACAttcttattgttttaaaaaagtcttttgagTTAATCTTGTCAATTTGGTTGATGAGATGTTGAAGCCACAGAACTATACATAGCACTATACACTATTACAGAACGTTTGCTTTGTTTAATGTAGCTGCTGAAAATGTCAAATACAAGTAGTAAAGCTAATTAGTTTATCTATTCAGttgcaattttttatttttataaaactttGCAATTATGAACATGGAAACTTTAAGAATCCTACTATGCTTTTTACATAAGAAATTTCAGGTTCACAGTCTGTTTATTTTGAACTATCATATATTTAACAGAAGGCTTAACACAGTAATATCCCAGATGGGCAAGAGGGCATTAGGTCTGCAGACAGGTAGCAAAGAAAATGCCAAACCTGAACAATCAGTTACTGACCATTTCCTTACAGTTTGAGTAAACGACATAGACTacagaatgaaaaacaaaagtgAATATAAAATTTATCTTCCCCAAATACAACTCTACTTTATACAAATCTTGAGATTTACCCAACACATCGACAAGAATGAACTCAAGAAATTAGCTCTCCcactgtccaaaaaaaaaaaaaaatgtaattttaaattagaaaaagtgAATGACAATTTGCAAGCAAAAGAAAACCAGGTTAACATTCTACTATTTACATTTGTTCTATTCAAAGGTcaaattaaaatgttttttccattagataattaaaaataaacttaaaaaaacaaaacaaatgcatTTTACTGCGTCAATACTGTGGGATGGTACTGAATTTACAAATGCTCTCTAGAGCAAAATTAACTTCACTTTGCGTGGCCCAACTGGCCTATCATTTAGATCTTTAATAGCAGCCACAGCTTCATTATAGTTTATCATTGTAACAATGGCTTCCCCTATAGGTAATCCTTTCTCATTATACTGTATTGAAACGGAATCCGGTATGACTTTATAACCATGAAAAAAGTCTAAAATTTCATTTACATTAGCTTTAAATGGAAGATTCATTATCTTAATAGGAGTTACTCTATCTGAACCACAATTTAGTTTTGGATCAGGCATAAATCTCCCCTCAGGAAAATCCCCCATATTACGCTTTCCAAAATCAAACTTGCCACCTTCTGGGCGACCAAAACTCACAAAAGGGCGATGATGACCTCTAAAATCATCAGGTGGACTCCTAAACTGCTCACCAGCAGGTCTAAAATTATCAGAAAGTCTGGGGTCCTCTTCCAGAGCTCCCCTGAAGTCCTCCTCAGGGAGCTGCCTGAAGTCCTCATCAGAAGGGCATCTAAAGTCTTCCTCTCGGGGGCTCCTGAAGTCCTCATCAGGAGGGTGCCTAAAGTCTTCATCCGGAGGGCCCCTGAAGTCTTCATCTGGTGGGTGCCTGAAATCTTCCTCTCGGGGCCGCTTGAAGTGCTCCTGGGGTGGCCGCCGGAAGTGCTCCTGCGGTGGCCGCCGGAAGTGCTCCTGGTGTGGGCGCCGGTAGTGCTCCTGGGGCGGCCGTCTGAAATGCTCCTGGGATGGCCGCCGGAAGTGTTCCTGGGGCAGCCGTCTGAAATGCTCCTGGGGCGGCCGCCGGAAGTGTTCCTGAGGTGGCCGCCTGAAATGCTCCTGGGGTGACCGTCTAAAGTCTTCCTCAGGAGAATGCCTGAAGTCCTCCTCGGGGGGCCGCCTCCAGTCCTCCTCATCAGGGGGCCGCCTGAAGTCCTCCTCAGGAGGCCGTCTGAAGTCTCCTTCAGGTGGTCGCCTCCAGTCCCCCTGGGGAGGCCGCCTGAAGTCCTCTTCAGGTGGTCGCCTCCAATCCTCATCAGGTGGTCGCCTAAAGTCTCCCTCAGGAGGCTGCCTCCAGTCCTCCTTGGGAGGCCGCCTGAAATCCTCCTTGAGTGGTCGCCTCCAATCCTCTTCAGGAGGCCGTCTCCATTCTTCCTCCCTAGGGTGCCTGAAGTCCTCCTCAGGAGGCCGCCTGAAATGCTCCTCCTGAGGGTGCCTGAAGTCTTCCGGAGAGTGCCTGAAGTCCTCTGGAGGGCGCCTGAAGTCCTCTGGAGAGTGCCTGAAGTCTTCTGGAGGGCGCCTATCAGACTGTCTGAAATCTCCCTGGGGATGCTTAAAATTGTCCAACTTCTTCACATCCTCTAGCTGATGCCTGAAGTTTTCAGAAGTGCCAACTGAGTATACTTGTGGCTCTTTTGAGTCAAATGAATGGGAATGGTCATCTCTATCATGTGGCTGTGAATGGTCTTGCATTTTCTCACTGGACATCAAGGAAAAATTTACACCAAACTCCTGCATTTGTGCCTCAGATATAAGTCTTAACAATACCTCTGTCCCCAAGAATCTTCGCCGGTTTAAACGTTCAGCTTTCACGGCTTGTTCTTCTGATCTAAATTTTACCAGTGCTTCTCCCAAACCAACTCCCTTGCCATCATAAAGCAAGTAAATGTCATCCTCCTCAAGAGAAAAGTCTGCAAAGAACTTTTGTACTTCAACTTTTGTGACATCGAATGGAAAATTTcttatatatatgcatacctTCTGGCCAGAGTAGCCTTcttcagaatatttttgtgaaacATGTCCAGGCCTCTCTTTCTCTACTGACCCTGGTCTTTTCGTTTCATAATATTCCATTAATCTCAGCACTCTTTTTCTAGAAATTGGATCAATATGAATTGGACGATACTGTATGATAGTCTTATGTAAAGCCAGAGCAGTATAAAAGTCTTTCAAAGTCTTGAACATCACCAAGGCGTATCttgttctcttttcatttttatataaaaatgtaatCTGTTCATTACTCAGATCAGTATCTCTGAAGAaactttttaaatctcttttgctAATACCTAGAGAcagattttttaaatgaacataATGTCCGACAGGGGAACGAGAACGTGTTCTTCTAGGAGATTTTGAATGAGACCGTTTTCGAGAATGTCTATCATTGATTCCTCTTGCTGGAGAATGTTCTTCAGTTCTCATTGGAACGTCATCCTGCTTACCACCACAATGAATCCACTGTTGTTCTGAGCTTTGCATTACTTCTATAAATCTTGAACCCATAAAACTTCTATGACATTTAAGACCTCCTGAAGCATCAATACACGAAGCAAATTTTACTATGGCATCACCATTATTTCGGCCATCgtgaagttttaagaaaattacTCCATCCACACACAAACCAGCAAAAAAAACACGAACATCATCTTCATTTACTAAGTAAGGCAAACCCCGTAGAAATAAGTAAGGATTTTTGGCTCTCGCTGGCCTTGTGCTTCTTGGCTTTAAATCACCACGTCCTGTACCATTGGTGTGAAACTCAGCATCTTGATATTCAGAATTACTTGCTTCTTCCTTAACAGCCCCAGCAAAATTAGATAGGCTGCCAGCCCCTGATCCCCCAGATTCTGGTCGCTCTCTTCCTGTGCGATCAGTTCTTTTCATTTCTATCGTCTTCTGCATTTCCGCCTTGCTACTAAGAAAGAGCTCTACATATGAATCCTTGATAAGCCCTCCTGAACGACTTATGGCACGTCTTGCATCTTCATCTGTGGCAAAAATAATAAAAGCCTCCCCAACTTCCCCTCCAATTATATGCACTCCTCCATCAGGAATAGTCAATCCCTTGAAGAAGTGACGAATATCCACAGGCCCCGCAATAAAAGGAAGCCCCAGTAAACGGATGACTACAGCCATGCTGAGCTcaaacaacagcaataatgaCCTGCAGACAAAAAGGTACACATAATAGCAAATCTTATTTTTGAAGTACCTTAGCCCAAACTAAGCTTAATAATTGTTTCCTACCTCCTTCAGCATTTATAAATGACAAGATACAAATTCACAGAGACAATGACCCTATCTAATTCTtaagaaagcaaagaataaacTTACTCCCATCTAAACATACAAATAAACCAACTACTTTGAAAAAACATATCACCTATCCTAAATAGTATAAACATCAAAAATATCAAATCTTCCCTTCTAAATCTGCCAAATGTTGCTTCACAACAAGACCAAGCTATTTTCAGATTCACTTAACAACGTATCTTCTACTGAACCATGAGAGATTTGTTTTAGTTTACCAACCatgatgaattttaaatatttagaaaggCCATCAATGGTCAGTATATAATTACTGTTCATGATAGTAAACTGTCTACCACTAGCACATCACTGGCCAGACATAAAGAACAGAATCCGTGTATGCCTGCATGTACTAttctactttactttttttttttttttttaaagcctctgTGAAAAGCCTTAAGCTCTGGTATCttaccttttttaatttcttggagACCTGTTAATTCTGTAAAATCAACTTAACTgtggaaagaaaatgaaatataattaATCCTTGGACCCTGTAATTGATCTTAAACAACACCAAATTAGGATATCCATTTCAAAATTCCTATCGAAAGTGAagcaatataaaccaaaaaaaaaaaaaaccaaacccgttgctgtcaagccgattccaacttatggcgatcccatgtgttacagagtagaaaagcttcatagggttttcttgattgcactctttatggaagcaaactgccagacttttcttccacggctctgctgagtgggttccagccaccaacctttaggttagtagataagcacaaaccatttgcaccacccagggaccaaccAAAGCAATACAAGGAACCATAATTACggacattacaaaatggcttacTTTGTTTCAAGAGAAAATTAATTATCCTTTAGCAAAACGGTATGGGAAAAATGCAAAATCCAAGCAGACATCtgcaaattatttaaaaacaagaaaCTTCCTGAACACTAAAAAAAAGACTGTTCACTGACTGGAAGTGGTAAGacgggtgatggaaatgttctatattttactgGAATGTTGGTTACATGGCTGCATAAATTTATCAAAACTCATTGAATTCCATCCTTCATAAGGTGTGTGCATTTCACTGTATACAGACTTTACGTCCATTAAAAACAAACTGCTTTACAAGTAAAATCTCAATTTAAGAATAccaaaaattccaaaaaaaacctTCCATTACTTCCACTTATGAAAAGACCAAACGTCTAGCTCGCCCTGATGTCCAACTCCTCTGCCATTCTCTTCCTTTTCAAAACATTAAGACTAATCAAATATAAGGCAAccatttaaaattatataataaaACACCAACACTTGAAAttcaaaaatcatttttaaaacaaattcagATCAATGGCTATTATTTGGATACAACGTTGTTAAGTTCTGCTTAAATACAGCTCACACTTCCAAACATAAAACTCCATTTCCTGACTCTTCATTGTAGAGATGTTCTGGGGTTACAAACTTTATATAAATTTCCCCTCAATTTGACTAGGCTGAACCAACCCCTATTTGCAGGAACtggttacccaataagcaaggtagacacatgggcttacttactaatctgtagtgcacaatttcacctgtttacACAAGCAAGCCTAGGCTACCTTGCTAATGTAAGCCTTCGCAGTGCTTTGCTTAGTGGTTAATTCACCCCTGCCAACTCAAAACAAATTCACCACAATCACCTTTCACTAGGGCATGTGCTGCTTtgaaatcactgaaaaggctttgagccttttcttccactaaaaaaacccaaaactcactgctattgagttgatttcaactcacagctatCCTAATAGggcaaagaactgccccatatggtttctaaggcagtaaacctttacagaagtggactgccacatcttccttccatagtaggtggtggattcaaaccaccaacctttcattagcagctaagtgctttaaccaaaATCAAATATCTCAACATCACTCCTTGTCTTAAATTCCTAAAACAATTAATATTAGAATTCATCTCCAGCCAAATAGAAAATTGTGCAGTAAATACAGAATCTTATTATGCCAAGAGGTTTATTTCATTTCAAACAACTAGCCTGCACTCTACTGAGGAAACCTAAATGACACTGTAGAAAAGCAAAAACGCATTAATTTGGCATATTTGGAGGTTACCAACTTTAACAACTTAAAAATCTAAAACTCTGCTTTTTAAGAAAACTATATCTAATACTTTCAAGGATACCCAAACTAACAATACTTAAGCTTTTAAACCTGCTAAATTAGTAATGGTACATTCTTATGTTTTTAATGTGCAAATGTTGTTGCTTAATTCAGTACTTCCAGTTAAATAGTACTGTTCCACAAAGCGTAGTCTGAAAggtttattttcctttaaaatgggTCCATAGCCTAAGCTTTTTAAACTACAAGCTAAACTAATGTATCAAGAAGTTACGTGGGAAATCCTACATCCCAATTATCATCAATGCCAAATTACTGGGGTTTAATTTTACTATAAAAATATCacggtatcaaaaaaaaaagtgtcttcgACAATCCAAAATCCACACCAATATTTCAAAAACTGTAAATGGCTTCTGAACAGTTGTCCACACTAAAGTTTCAAAACTCCTTCCTATACACGTTGCCTTAGCAACTTTAcaacttataaaatattttaaaaagcagcGTTTAGGATAATTTTGTCCCTCCTAAATCCTtcttaaaaaattgaaaaggCGTTTATTCTAAGAACATAAATGCATCTACAAATAAGAGAAACTGGGGACAAATGTTTCAAGTAGTAATTACACAACGAATTCAAAAAATCTCTAAAAATTTATCCTAActtaaaaactattttttaattaagtagtCCCATGAGTACAAATCTCATGAATTCCAATTCAAGCAAACTATATAAAGTTTGTTCTAATTTACCAGTCAAATCAAATGCTTAAACGTTTTTTGACCTAGAGATGGTAGGGGACCATCTATAAGAGACCAGCTCTCCATATGAGCATTTTTCCTATGATTCTCCCATTAGCTATTTCCTTAAGCAAATTTCTCAGAAGTTCTATTCATAGAACATTAAATTACACATAAAgccaaatacacaaaatatctaaAGTCCTGCACTTAAAAATTTTCTACTTTTAAATACAACGTAAGTACTCTGTGTTGATTTAGACACAGTGAGCTGCTAGAGCTATAACTTACGGGGAAAAAAAAGAGGGTCCCTCAAATCTCATTTAAGGGTAAGTTACTGAAATTAATAAGCTCACTTTAAATAATTTTCCTGATTTTATCCATGGGTTCATCTCAATTACCGTTATTactaaacaatatgtgtatcTTCTAAGCAAGATTAAACAGAAACGAGGGAGGGGGCCTtaatttaaatattatctcagatCCATTTGCTCTTAACTCGCAAATAAGTTATTTTCCAGACCTGGTGAAGGAAAAATCTCCTACTCTTTGCCTGCGACTCTTTGCCGTAAAACCCAAAGTTATGATGAAGCACAAATTATAAACGTGTTTCC harbors:
- the RBM12B gene encoding RNA-binding protein 12B; protein product: MAVVIRLLGLPFIAGPVDIRHFFKGLTIPDGGVHIIGGEVGEAFIIFATDEDARRAISRSGGLIKDSYVELFLSSKAEMQKTIEMKRTDRTGRERPESGGSGAGSLSNFAGAVKEEASNSEYQDAEFHTNGTGRGDLKPRSTRPARAKNPYLFLRGLPYLVNEDDVRVFFAGLCVDGVIFLKLHDGRNNGDAIVKFASCIDASGGLKCHRSFMGSRFIEVMQSSEQQWIHCGGKQDDVPMRTEEHSPARGINDRHSRKRSHSKSPRRTRSRSPVGHYVHLKNLSLGISKRDLKSFFRDTDLSNEQITFLYKNEKRTRYALVMFKTLKDFYTALALHKTIIQYRPIHIDPISRKRVLRLMEYYETKRPGSVEKERPGHVSQKYSEEGYSGQKVCIYIRNFPFDVTKVEVQKFFADFSLEEDDIYLLYDGKGVGLGEALVKFRSEEQAVKAERLNRRRFLGTEVLLRLISEAQMQEFGVNFSLMSSEKMQDHSQPHDRDDHSHSFDSKEPQVYSVGTSENFRHQLEDVKKLDNFKHPQGDFRQSDRRPPEDFRHSPEDFRRPPEDFRHSPEDFRHPQEEHFRRPPEEDFRHPREEEWRRPPEEDWRRPLKEDFRRPPKEDWRQPPEGDFRRPPDEDWRRPPEEDFRRPPQGDWRRPPEGDFRRPPEEDFRRPPDEEDWRRPPEEDFRHSPEEDFRRSPQEHFRRPPQEHFRRPPQEHFRRLPQEHFRRPSQEHFRRPPQEHYRRPHQEHFRRPPQEHFRRPPQEHFKRPREEDFRHPPDEDFRGPPDEDFRHPPDEDFRSPREEDFRCPSDEDFRQLPEEDFRGALEEDPRLSDNFRPAGEQFRSPPDDFRGHHRPFVSFGRPEGGKFDFGKRNMGDFPEGRFMPDPKLNCGSDRVTPIKIMNLPFKANVNEILDFFHGYKVIPDSVSIQYNEKGLPIGEAIVTMINYNEAVAAIKDLNDRPVGPRKVKLILL